A region from the Bacteroidota bacterium genome encodes:
- a CDS encoding phosphate/phosphite/phosphonate ABC transporter substrate-binding protein — MIRLLAAISILLLSACASDDRHTVTFGFIPGSAIEEIELTADTLSALISQKTGMEVRPFVAPDYASLIEAMRTGHVDLAWLAPMSYVDAVNEVGVTPLLTSVRQGKPYFYSAIFVRDDSGIRSLEDLKGKVIGFADPLSTAGRLFPEMELRLRGIQPDTWFRQVVFLGGHDKVVNAVFNRTVDAGASFSNDTTNQDNAWKQFLKDKDGWTQIRPILFSRPIPGDVVGMATNSPHHQEQTMKLLSQGLMRVSETDQGKRLIRKINRTDSFAPADNRLFDNVKEAARLVLGH; from the coding sequence ATGATAAGACTGCTGGCCGCCATCTCAATCCTTCTTCTGTCCGCCTGCGCGTCAGATGACCGTCATACGGTAACTTTCGGCTTCATCCCCGGCTCTGCCATCGAGGAAATTGAACTGACTGCCGATACTCTTTCGGCCCTGATCAGTCAGAAAACAGGTATGGAAGTGAGGCCCTTCGTTGCGCCGGATTATGCCTCTCTGATCGAAGCCATGCGGACCGGGCATGTGGATCTGGCATGGCTGGCTCCCATGAGTTATGTGGATGCTGTAAATGAAGTCGGTGTCACACCCCTGCTGACCTCGGTCCGTCAGGGCAAACCCTATTTCTACTCAGCCATTTTTGTCAGAGATGATTCCGGAATCAGGTCGTTGGAAGATCTGAAGGGAAAAGTTATTGGTTTTGCAGATCCGCTCAGCACGGCCGGTCGTTTGTTTCCCGAAATGGAGCTCAGACTTCGGGGGATTCAGCCGGATACCTGGTTCAGGCAGGTGGTGTTTCTGGGAGGACATGATAAAGTGGTGAATGCTGTTTTTAACCGGACAGTCGATGCCGGTGCATCCTTCTCAAATGATACAACCAATCAGGACAATGCCTGGAAACAATTCCTGAAGGATAAGGACGGTTGGACCCAGATCAGGCCCATCCTGTTCAGCCGGCCGATACCGGGCGATGTGGTCGGTATGGCCACCAACAGTCCGCATCACCAGGAACAAACCATGAAACTGCTCTCACAGGGATTGATGAGAGTGTCTGAAACCGATCAGGGGAAACGTTTGATCAGAAAAATAAACCGGACCGATTCATTTGCACCTGCCGATAACCGGCTTTTTGATAATGTAAAAGAAGCGGCGCGGTTGGTCCTCGGCCACTAA
- the metF gene encoding methylenetetrahydrofolate reductase [NAD(P)H] gives MRISDILQKKGKTFSFEFFPPKTDAGVETLLRTVDRLKPLNPDFVSVTYGAGGSNRHRSFGIVDTIRNQIGLEVMAHFTCVGHTTDELQDSLNELKSRNIDNILALRGDPPKGDSGWVPPPNGYRYASELVRHIRMGGHFCIGVAGYPETHPEALSPEADIENLKRKVDEGGDFVITQLFFNNDEYFRFVDRAARAGIHCRIIPGIMPITNFGQIKKFSEMCGAVIPPRLVEALTEVESDPTEVALIGLEHAMIQCRELIAGGAPGLHFYTLNKSAATRIIFENL, from the coding sequence GTGAGAATTTCGGATATTCTGCAAAAAAAAGGAAAGACCTTTTCATTTGAATTCTTTCCCCCCAAGACTGATGCAGGGGTTGAAACCCTTCTCAGGACAGTTGACAGGCTGAAACCCTTGAATCCGGACTTTGTGTCGGTGACCTATGGGGCAGGTGGCTCTAACCGGCATCGTTCATTTGGCATCGTTGATACCATCCGGAACCAGATCGGGCTCGAAGTCATGGCCCATTTTACCTGTGTGGGGCATACAACCGATGAACTGCAGGACTCCCTGAATGAACTTAAATCTAGAAACATCGATAATATCCTGGCCCTTCGCGGCGATCCGCCCAAAGGAGATTCAGGCTGGGTTCCTCCTCCCAACGGCTACCGGTATGCCAGTGAACTGGTTCGTCATATCCGAATGGGCGGCCATTTCTGTATCGGAGTGGCCGGATATCCTGAAACCCATCCGGAGGCTCTCTCACCGGAAGCCGATATCGAAAATCTGAAACGGAAGGTGGACGAGGGTGGCGATTTTGTCATTACTCAGCTGTTTTTCAATAATGATGAATACTTCCGGTTTGTCGATCGCGCAGCCCGTGCCGGTATCCATTGCCGGATCATTCCCGGTATCATGCCAATCACCAATTTCGGCCAGATCAAAAAGTTTTCCGAAATGTGCGGGGCTGTTATTCCGCCCCGGCTGGTTGAAGCCCTGACCGAAGTGGAATCCGATCCGACCGAAGTGGCCCTGATCGGGTTGGAACATGCCATGATCCAATGCCGCGAACTGATTGCCGGCGGTGCTCCCGGTCTGCATTTCTATACATTGAACAAATCAGCTGCCACCCGGATTATTTTCGAAAATCTGTAA
- a CDS encoding alanyl-tRNA editing protein — protein sequence MTIRQYYHDSYRLAFSGTGLTQTLFNEQPAVILPETWFYPTSGGQPHDTGLINDVVVKEVIATGDGTIVHLMEGPVPEGDFEASIDGNRRRQFRQQHTGQHILSRAFELVGGLETLSSTLGETQNTIDLPLEGFSESMAADAEGLANQIVNEARMVAVHLVSESDLSRFDLRKQPTVYGTIRLIDISGFDVTPCGGTHCRQTSEVGPVKLLRSEKMKSDRIRLSFLCGDRALADYHSKSRLLRDLSVIVSATGDELTERIRQLTDSEKALRKELGQYRKRLNLLEAAALANELPAQGFIIRSLDGKSPEDLSVMASYLAEKTRSAGFLYSVGRGIDGILYTSSDNIPDIREILPIIKEQFGLRGGGSRSVVQFSIPGPAEPSQVELLIRQWFNQRNHQ from the coding sequence ATGACCATCAGACAGTATTACCACGATTCCTACCGGCTTGCCTTTTCGGGCACTGGCCTTACCCAAACCTTGTTCAATGAACAACCAGCCGTGATTTTACCCGAAACCTGGTTTTATCCCACCAGCGGCGGACAGCCGCATGATACGGGTCTGATCAATGATGTGGTGGTAAAAGAAGTGATTGCAACCGGGGATGGCACCATCGTCCATCTGATGGAAGGTCCCGTGCCGGAAGGGGATTTCGAGGCGAGTATAGATGGTAACCGCCGACGGCAATTCAGGCAACAGCACACGGGACAGCATATTCTCTCACGTGCATTTGAATTGGTGGGCGGACTCGAAACCCTTTCCAGCACATTGGGTGAAACCCAGAACACGATTGATCTTCCTCTGGAGGGTTTTTCTGAGAGCATGGCAGCTGATGCTGAAGGGCTGGCCAACCAGATTGTGAATGAAGCAAGAATGGTTGCAGTACATCTGGTCTCTGAGTCAGATCTTTCCAGGTTCGATTTAAGAAAACAACCCACCGTCTATGGCACGATCCGCCTGATTGACATTTCGGGCTTCGATGTGACTCCTTGCGGGGGTACCCATTGCCGGCAAACATCCGAAGTGGGTCCGGTTAAACTGCTCCGTTCCGAAAAAATGAAGTCGGATCGCATCCGGCTTTCGTTTTTATGCGGTGACAGAGCTCTGGCAGATTACCATTCAAAATCCCGGTTGCTGCGTGATCTGTCAGTGATCGTCAGTGCAACGGGTGATGAGTTAACAGAACGGATCAGGCAACTGACCGATTCCGAAAAGGCTCTCAGAAAAGAACTGGGGCAATACAGAAAACGGCTGAACCTGCTGGAAGCAGCTGCTCTTGCTAACGAGTTGCCTGCCCAGGGATTCATTATCCGATCCCTTGATGGAAAATCCCCTGAAGATTTATCGGTCATGGCTTCCTATCTTGCAGAAAAGACCCGATCGGCCGGCTTCCTGTATTCTGTCGGTCGAGGAATCGATGGCATTTTATACACATCGTCGGATAATATCCCGGATATCAGGGAAATATTACCTATTATCAAAGAACAATTCGGATTGCGCGGTGGTGGAAGCCGCTCCGTTGTTCAGTTTTCTATACCCGGTCCTGCTGAACCTTCACAGGTTGAGTTGTTGATCCGGCAATGGTTTAATCAAAGGAATCATCAGTGA
- a CDS encoding DUF1684 domain-containing protein — MTATFHRLFLIPVAFTLYSCTGDPYHQSIEDWHQSRIENLKRPDGWLSLVGRDWLKQGVNTFPGFGTITVDSSTFSVDFEEGLVVSLLSPGGELEGIKADQTKIRIGTKTHMIIRRGNDLALRTWDSESPVLKSFEGIDRYPTNETWKITARWEPLAAPEKIVIPTQLETYNPEAEIRGRAVFTFEGKTYSVLPTVEDSGRAYFLVFGDETNGPETYGGGRFLYMDPPENGQMVLDFNKSYNPPCAFTAYATCPVPMPENKLPFRVEAGEKKPTGH, encoded by the coding sequence ATGACCGCTACCTTTCACCGGCTTTTTCTGATTCCCGTTGCCTTCACCCTGTATTCCTGCACAGGTGATCCTTATCATCAGTCAATTGAGGACTGGCATCAGTCTCGGATTGAAAATCTGAAACGTCCCGATGGATGGCTGAGTCTGGTCGGACGTGATTGGCTCAAACAAGGAGTAAATACCTTTCCGGGATTCGGTACCATTACCGTGGATAGCAGTACCTTTTCTGTGGATTTCGAAGAGGGTCTGGTGGTTTCTCTGCTTTCTCCGGGGGGTGAACTGGAAGGTATAAAAGCCGATCAGACAAAAATCAGGATTGGTACCAAAACCCACATGATCATCCGCCGCGGCAATGACCTGGCGCTCAGAACCTGGGACTCTGAATCACCGGTACTGAAATCCTTTGAAGGCATAGACCGTTACCCTACCAATGAGACCTGGAAAATCACTGCCCGGTGGGAACCTCTGGCGGCCCCTGAAAAAATTGTAATCCCGACTCAATTGGAAACCTACAACCCGGAAGCCGAAATACGCGGACGGGCCGTTTTTACCTTTGAAGGAAAAACCTATTCGGTTCTTCCCACAGTTGAAGATTCCGGAAGGGCTTACTTCCTGGTTTTTGGTGATGAAACCAATGGTCCGGAAACCTACGGGGGTGGCCGGTTCCTTTATATGGATCCACCTGAAAACGGTCAAATGGTCCTGGACTTCAACAAATCCTACAATCCGCCCTGTGCTTTTACGGCTTACGCCACCTGCCCGGTGCCCATGCCTGAGAATAAACTACCTTTCCGGGTAGAAGCCGGGGAGAAAAAACCGACGGGACACTGA
- a CDS encoding hydroxyacid dehydrogenase translates to MIVLVADKFEKSGLEGLKSIGCTVISDPDAKDDSLLASLNQNKPDVLVVRSTKVTAPMMEIPSLKLIIRAGAGYNTIDVNAASKKGIYVSNCPGKNSIAVAELAMGLILSLDRRIPENVADLRAGKWNKKEYSKADGLFGKTLGLAGLGNIGKEVALRAKAFGLHVIAWSRSLTPEKAESLGIGFCESLTALADHSDIISVHLALNNDTRGLLTTGFFNSMKPGALFINTSRGEVVNQGALLAAIESKGLRAGLDVFETEPEAATADFTDAAGKHPKVYGTHHIGASTNQAQEAIAAETVRIVKEFRETGHVPNVVNLTKKSPASWRLVVRHLNRPGVLASVLDGIRAENINVLEMENIVFAEAEAAVARLNLQDQPHAETLGRVRSINPNILAIDLVELK, encoded by the coding sequence ATGATTGTACTCGTTGCCGACAAATTCGAAAAAAGCGGACTCGAAGGTCTTAAATCCATCGGTTGCACGGTTATTTCAGACCCGGATGCAAAAGACGATTCCCTGCTTGCCTCTCTGAACCAAAACAAACCAGATGTGCTGGTTGTCCGATCAACCAAAGTCACCGCTCCGATGATGGAGATTCCATCATTAAAACTGATCATCCGGGCGGGTGCCGGTTATAACACCATCGATGTGAATGCTGCCAGTAAAAAAGGCATTTACGTTTCCAACTGTCCGGGAAAAAACTCCATTGCAGTTGCTGAACTGGCGATGGGACTTATCCTGAGTTTAGACAGACGCATCCCTGAAAACGTTGCCGACCTGAGAGCCGGCAAGTGGAATAAAAAGGAATACAGCAAAGCCGACGGATTGTTTGGCAAAACACTCGGTCTGGCAGGCCTTGGAAACATCGGCAAGGAAGTGGCTCTCCGCGCCAAAGCTTTCGGATTGCATGTCATTGCCTGGAGCAGAAGTCTGACCCCTGAAAAGGCAGAATCACTGGGAATCGGATTTTGTGAATCACTGACTGCACTTGCTGACCATTCAGATATCATCAGTGTGCACCTTGCACTGAACAATGACACCCGCGGACTGCTAACAACCGGATTTTTCAACAGCATGAAGCCGGGAGCCTTGTTTATCAACACATCAAGAGGTGAAGTGGTAAATCAGGGTGCTCTGCTTGCCGCCATTGAATCCAAGGGGCTTCGTGCCGGACTTGATGTATTTGAAACCGAACCGGAAGCAGCCACGGCCGACTTTACCGATGCAGCAGGAAAGCATCCGAAAGTCTACGGAACCCACCACATTGGCGCCTCCACCAATCAGGCCCAGGAAGCCATTGCAGCCGAAACCGTTCGTATCGTGAAGGAGTTCAGGGAAACCGGTCATGTACCGAATGTGGTCAACCTGACTAAAAAATCACCCGCGAGCTGGCGACTGGTTGTCCGGCACCTGAACCGTCCGGGAGTACTGGCATCGGTTCTGGATGGAATCCGTGCCGAGAACATCAACGTGCTGGAAATGGAAAACATTGTTTTCGCCGAAGCTGAAGCAGCGGTTGCACGGCTGAATCTTCAGGATCAGCCCCATGCAGAAACCCTCGGACGGGTGAGATCCATCAATCCGAATATTCTGGCCATTGATCTGGTCGAATTGAAGTAA
- a CDS encoding ABC transporter permease, with amino-acid sequence MKIISKSLISLIKVQFREFVREPEIIFWAVVFPLAIAWVLGVAFTSKPELSRTIAVVPGNWDTTSVLGTYLSGGESVLEFDSPVSGKQRIHFISATEDSAIVMLKRGIITSYLVPGPDGKPIVRFDPASTDAQLSWYILTEAISGNSTQLATVRELTLIGTRYIDFLVPGLIAFGIMNSALWGIGFGLIEYRMKKLLRRMLATPMKKHEFMISLMAARIVLSVVEVVILMVFAWLYFDLLPTGSLLALGLLFLVGNLSFTGIAILLSCRADNTRIGVGFINAVSMPMMILSGIFFSYHNFPEAVIPFIQYLPLTLLADSIRAVFNEGAGLIDSIPALIILSATGLITAAIGLRLYKWH; translated from the coding sequence ATGAAAATTATATCAAAGTCACTGATCAGTCTGATCAAAGTACAGTTCAGGGAATTTGTCAGAGAACCCGAAATCATTTTCTGGGCGGTGGTCTTTCCGCTGGCGATCGCCTGGGTTCTGGGTGTGGCTTTTACTTCCAAACCTGAACTTTCCCGCACCATTGCCGTGGTTCCCGGTAACTGGGATACCACCTCAGTCCTTGGAACTTACCTGTCCGGGGGTGAGTCGGTTCTGGAGTTCGATTCACCTGTTTCGGGCAAACAGCGGATTCATTTCATTTCCGCAACCGAGGATTCTGCCATTGTGATGCTGAAACGTGGTATCATCACCAGTTATCTGGTGCCCGGCCCCGATGGAAAACCCATTGTTCGGTTTGATCCGGCCTCGACGGATGCCCAGCTTTCGTGGTACATTCTGACCGAAGCCATTTCAGGCAACAGCACACAACTGGCTACCGTCCGCGAACTGACCCTGATCGGAACCCGCTACATTGATTTTCTTGTGCCGGGTCTGATTGCCTTCGGAATCATGAATTCGGCCTTGTGGGGAATCGGATTTGGTCTGATCGAATACCGGATGAAAAAGTTGCTGAGAAGGATGCTGGCCACTCCCATGAAAAAGCATGAATTCATGATTTCACTGATGGCGGCACGTATCGTATTGAGTGTGGTGGAAGTGGTTATTCTGATGGTGTTTGCCTGGCTTTACTTCGACCTGCTGCCCACCGGATCATTACTGGCTTTGGGTCTGTTGTTTCTGGTTGGAAACCTGTCCTTCACAGGAATCGCCATATTGCTTTCCTGCCGCGCCGATAATACCCGGATCGGGGTTGGTTTCATCAATGCTGTTTCGATGCCCATGATGATTCTGTCGGGTATCTTTTTCAGCTATCATAACTTTCCGGAAGCCGTCATTCCGTTCATACAATACCTGCCTCTCACCCTCCTGGCCGATTCGATCAGGGCGGTGTTTAATGAAGGAGCCGGGTTAATCGACTCCATACCAGCCCTGATCATTCTCAGCGCCACCGGGCTGATAACGGCAGCCATAGGACTTCGTCTGTATAAGTGGCATTAA
- a CDS encoding ABC transporter ATP-binding protein, with amino-acid sequence MNQPVIDIRQVNKRFKDVHAVKDLNLTIQAGEFIALLGPNGAGKTTLVEMIEGIQKPDSGSILLFGKTWQTAEQELRRRIGLSLQETRFIDKLTVGETLDLFASFFSIGSERVKEILAQIRLEEKVKAYTVNLSGGQRQRLAIGLALINDPELLLLDEPTTGLDPTARREIWDLLMELKSRKATIILTTHYMEEAEYLCDRIVMMNKGDILASGTLNQLLNEHGGGELIRFRTVTTFQPAWLPVGEKVLSVNQIAETTELVTTDTMAVLKKIMELNDNHQLGLSDLECSKRTLDDLFISMTGHHLSE; translated from the coding sequence ATGAATCAACCGGTGATAGATATCCGGCAGGTAAACAAGCGGTTTAAAGATGTTCATGCTGTCAAGGATCTGAACCTGACCATCCAGGCTGGTGAATTTATTGCCTTGCTGGGTCCGAACGGGGCAGGAAAGACCACACTGGTCGAAATGATTGAAGGCATTCAGAAACCCGATTCAGGAAGTATCCTGCTTTTTGGGAAAACCTGGCAAACGGCTGAACAGGAACTGCGTCGCCGGATTGGTCTTTCTTTGCAGGAAACCCGCTTCATCGATAAACTGACCGTTGGGGAAACGCTCGATCTGTTTGCTTCCTTCTTTTCCATCGGATCTGAACGGGTGAAGGAAATTCTTGCACAAATCAGGCTTGAGGAAAAAGTGAAGGCCTATACCGTGAACCTGTCCGGCGGGCAGCGTCAGCGACTGGCCATCGGGCTTGCGCTGATTAATGATCCGGAACTGCTTCTGCTCGATGAACCGACCACGGGCCTCGATCCAACCGCCCGCCGCGAAATCTGGGATCTGCTGATGGAGTTAAAATCGAGGAAGGCCACCATCATACTGACCACCCATTACATGGAAGAAGCCGAGTATCTCTGCGACCGGATTGTCATGATGAATAAAGGTGATATCCTCGCCAGCGGAACTCTGAACCAACTGCTGAATGAGCACGGGGGCGGGGAACTCATCCGGTTCCGGACGGTCACAACCTTTCAGCCGGCCTGGCTACCGGTCGGGGAAAAAGTGTTATCGGTAAACCAGATCGCAGAAACCACCGAATTGGTGACCACTGACACAATGGCAGTTCTTAAAAAGATCATGGAACTGAATGATAATCATCAACTTGGACTGAGTGATCTTGAGTGCAGCAAACGCACACTCGATGATCTGTTTATCTCAATGACCGGGCATCATCTGAGTGAATAA
- a CDS encoding peptidase C1 codes for MKFFFSLMCLLILTSKALVAQTDGKFVPVRKGFYDSLETIAGAFQKREGENRRIFKADFSGISKPAFNDFKPIWHTAPISQGITGTCWSFATTSFYESEIKRISGREVKLSELYTVYWEYVEKARRFVRERGNSFIGEGSETNAVARIFSLYGAIPAELYDGMKKGQQCHDHRPLFDEIKAFLEGVKASASWNEEWVISTIRSILNHHLGEPPTVVKEGNKSYSPQEYLKQVLRLNPGDYVDFMSLMEAPYFTKAEYKVPDNWWRSADYHNVPLNDFMNLINSALDQGFTLAIGGDVSEAGIDGFDGIAIVPEFDLPAGSINESARQYRFLNGTSTDDHALHLVGKTVKEGKLWYLIKDSGAGSRNHKEAPGYYFYREDFVKLKMLSFTVHKDAVKQMLSQFKKG; via the coding sequence ATGAAGTTCTTTTTCTCATTAATGTGCCTTCTCATTTTAACGAGCAAGGCACTTGTTGCACAAACGGACGGAAAGTTTGTTCCGGTCAGAAAAGGGTTCTATGATTCTCTGGAAACCATTGCTGGCGCCTTTCAGAAAAGGGAAGGTGAAAACAGGAGAATCTTCAAAGCCGATTTCTCCGGCATCAGCAAACCTGCGTTTAATGATTTCAAACCCATCTGGCACACAGCTCCCATTTCTCAGGGGATTACTGGAACCTGCTGGTCTTTTGCCACCACCAGTTTTTATGAATCTGAAATTAAACGGATTTCCGGACGTGAGGTTAAGCTGTCAGAACTCTACACGGTTTATTGGGAATACGTTGAAAAGGCCCGCCGGTTTGTGCGGGAACGCGGAAACAGCTTTATCGGAGAAGGAAGTGAAACCAATGCAGTCGCAAGAATTTTTTCCCTGTACGGGGCCATTCCTGCTGAACTGTATGATGGAATGAAAAAAGGTCAGCAGTGCCATGACCACCGTCCGCTGTTCGATGAAATCAAAGCTTTCCTTGAGGGTGTGAAGGCAAGTGCCTCCTGGAATGAAGAGTGGGTGATTTCAACAATCAGATCCATTCTGAATCACCATCTGGGGGAACCACCCACCGTTGTGAAGGAAGGTAATAAATCCTATTCACCGCAGGAGTATCTGAAACAGGTTCTGAGACTGAATCCAGGTGACTATGTGGATTTCATGAGCCTCATGGAAGCGCCCTACTTTACCAAAGCTGAGTATAAAGTGCCTGACAACTGGTGGAGAAGCGCCGATTATCACAACGTTCCGCTGAATGATTTTATGAATCTGATCAATTCCGCACTGGACCAGGGATTTACGCTGGCCATCGGTGGCGATGTGTCCGAGGCTGGTATTGATGGTTTTGATGGAATTGCCATTGTTCCTGAGTTTGACCTGCCGGCCGGATCGATTAATGAATCCGCACGTCAATACCGGTTCCTGAATGGGACCAGCACCGACGACCATGCCCTTCATCTGGTAGGAAAAACTGTAAAAGAGGGTAAGCTCTGGTATCTGATAAAGGATTCGGGTGCCGGATCACGGAATCATAAAGAGGCACCCGGTTATTATTTCTACCGGGAAGACTTTGTAAAGTTAAAAATGCTGAGCTTTACCGTTCATAAGGATGCCGTAAAGCAGATGCTGTCACAATTCAAAAAAGGCTGA
- a CDS encoding rhomboid family intramembrane serine protease, giving the protein MIASNPAASILLLLIAIPSLYALFKNPAFLERGLLHPYSIVQGKNLQGLVTSAFLHANWAHLLFNLITFYFFAFALESTVGSGFFLVIYVVSWLVGDALTIWFHHRESGYYSLGASGAISGVLFSFILFYPMEDIYLFLIPVGIPAWIFAILYTGLSIYASRQGYGQINHEAHLGGALGGVLATLVLIPDVIGHFLSHF; this is encoded by the coding sequence ATGATTGCTTCAAATCCTGCTGCTTCTATTCTGCTCCTGCTGATCGCCATTCCGAGCCTGTACGCGTTGTTTAAAAATCCGGCTTTTCTGGAAAGAGGGCTCCTTCACCCGTATTCCATTGTTCAGGGTAAGAACCTTCAGGGTCTGGTGACCAGTGCCTTTTTGCACGCCAACTGGGCGCACTTGTTATTTAACCTGATCACTTTCTATTTCTTTGCATTTGCCCTTGAATCCACAGTGGGATCTGGATTTTTTCTGGTCATTTACGTGGTGTCGTGGCTGGTGGGTGATGCGCTGACCATCTGGTTTCACCACCGGGAAAGTGGCTATTACAGTCTGGGTGCTTCGGGTGCCATTTCGGGCGTTCTGTTTTCTTTTATTCTTTTCTATCCCATGGAAGACATCTATTTATTCCTGATTCCGGTCGGTATTCCTGCCTGGATTTTTGCAATCCTTTACACGGGTCTGTCGATTTATGCCAGCCGGCAGGGATATGGTCAGATCAACCATGAGGCTCACCTTGGTGGGGCACTGGGAGGCGTTCTTGCCACGTTGGTGCTGATTCCCGATGTAATTGGTCATTTTCTGTCGCATTTCTGA
- the ilvD gene encoding dihydroxy-acid dehydratase — translation MSSQLNKYSSELTQKTSQVGSRAMLYGIGLTDADMNKPQVGIASMGWDGNPCNMHLNALAQEVKKGCNEAGGLGLVFHTIGVSDGISMGTQGMKASLPSRDIIADSIETVMRAQWYDGCIALPGCDKNMPGSVMAMARLNRPSIMVYGGTIRAGKLGERKLDIVSAFESYGEFLSGKITESDMNDVLKHACPGQGACGGMYTANTMAAAIETLGMSLPYSSSIPANAVEKLAECRAAGKAMMHLFEKDIKPRDIMTRQAFLNAISVTIALGGSTNAVLHLLAMAHSAGVVLSLDDFQNVSDKVPYLADLKPSGKYVFEDLYEVGGVPAVQKLLLKHGMIDGSCLTVTGKTLAENLEGCRDLEAEQKVIMPVNQPLKPSGHLRILYGNLAPDGSVAKITGKEGLVFSGPARVFDGEEAALIGIEEKKVKAGDVVVIRYEGPKGGPGMREMLSITAAIMGAGLGKSVALITDGRFSGGTHGFVVGHITPEAQLGGPIGLLKDGDIITINAETNTLVVDLTEAELKSRRTAWVEPPLRVTSGVLYKYAKLVASASKGCVTDL, via the coding sequence ATGTCCTCTCAATTAAATAAATACAGCAGCGAGCTTACCCAGAAAACCAGTCAGGTCGGATCCCGGGCCATGTTGTATGGTATCGGCCTTACCGATGCTGATATGAACAAACCTCAGGTTGGGATTGCCAGCATGGGTTGGGACGGAAATCCGTGCAATATGCACCTGAATGCACTGGCCCAGGAGGTGAAAAAGGGATGCAATGAAGCAGGCGGATTGGGACTGGTGTTTCATACGATCGGAGTATCGGATGGCATTTCCATGGGTACACAGGGGATGAAGGCCAGTCTTCCCAGTCGCGATATAATCGCCGACTCCATCGAAACGGTAATGCGCGCCCAGTGGTATGATGGCTGTATTGCTTTGCCGGGTTGTGATAAGAACATGCCTGGATCGGTGATGGCAATGGCCCGGTTAAACCGACCATCCATCATGGTTTACGGCGGAACCATCCGGGCCGGTAAGCTCGGTGAGCGCAAGCTGGATATTGTATCTGCATTTGAAAGCTACGGAGAGTTTCTTTCCGGAAAAATCACTGAATCCGATATGAATGATGTGTTGAAGCACGCCTGTCCAGGTCAGGGTGCTTGTGGTGGCATGTACACAGCCAACACCATGGCCGCGGCTATCGAAACGCTCGGTATGTCGCTTCCTTACAGCTCGTCTATTCCGGCCAATGCCGTGGAAAAACTGGCTGAATGCCGGGCTGCAGGGAAGGCCATGATGCATTTGTTCGAAAAAGACATTAAGCCACGGGATATCATGACCCGGCAGGCGTTCCTGAATGCCATTTCTGTGACCATTGCCCTTGGTGGTTCAACCAATGCAGTCCTTCATCTTCTGGCCATGGCACATTCGGCTGGAGTGGTGCTTTCGCTGGATGATTTTCAGAATGTGTCCGACAAGGTTCCTTATCTGGCCGATCTGAAACCGTCAGGAAAATATGTGTTCGAGGATTTATACGAAGTCGGCGGCGTACCGGCCGTTCAGAAATTGCTTCTGAAACATGGCATGATCGATGGCTCCTGTCTGACCGTAACGGGTAAAACCCTTGCAGAAAACCTCGAAGGATGCCGCGATCTGGAAGCGGAACAGAAGGTGATCATGCCGGTCAATCAACCTCTGAAGCCATCGGGACACCTTCGTATCCTGTACGGGAATCTCGCTCCCGACGGATCGGTTGCCAAGATCACCGGAAAAGAAGGTTTGGTGTTTTCTGGTCCGGCCCGTGTATTCGATGGTGAAGAAGCCGCTCTCATCGGAATTGAAGAAAAAAAGGTCAAAGCCGGTGATGTGGTTGTGATCCGGTATGAGGGTCCGAAAGGGGGACCTGGAATGCGTGAAATGCTGTCAATCACCGCCGCCATCATGGGAGCCGGACTGGGTAAATCGGTCGCTCTGATCACCGATGGCCGGTTTTCGGGCGGAACGCATGGCTTTGTGGTCGGGCATATCACACCAGAGGCCCAGTTGGGAGGACCGATCGGTCTGCTGAAGGATGGTGACATCATCACCATCAATGCAGAAACCAATACACTGGTGGTTGATCTGACCGAGGCTGAACTGAAATCACGCCGGACCGCCTGGGTTGAACCTCCTTTACGTGTAACCAGCGGTGTGCTGTACAAGTACGCAAAACTGGTTGCGTCTGCCTCGAAGGGCTGCGTGACCGATTTGTAA